From a single Nicotiana tomentosiformis chromosome 2, ASM39032v3, whole genome shotgun sequence genomic region:
- the LOC104120493 gene encoding uncharacterized protein isoform X1, which translates to MDRGNYRRGGGGGNRGRGSSEQEQGRGGGRGGPQMSSYNQQPPFQPPQQWGNQPRASAPGQYQGRGDPYNQQGTGQLHTAGQNPGRGGTAWVSRGGGGTAWARPPPKQRQQDVSSGSGTAWIRAPPQQPQQHGGGGGCGNQLQRDVEPSRSGASNVRSRGAPSGSSPSQSSGPIHQMDRQPVKKMAVESQNPDYSHFVSLPLAIYPELVNKLINFQNSVLGITEVSKSPTSESKASELLELGIEKSIFINPKTFHLTVLMLKLWNKDRFEAAAQVLRSVSPKVLDALESRPVSIRLKGLECMRGSPAKAYVVYAPVEVIGGEARLLRACQVMIDAFTEAGLVLEKDANRKLKLHATIMNARHSRSKNRSGNADSFDARAIFGQYGSEEWGECLLREAHLSQRFVYGDNGYYHCCESIPFPEGM; encoded by the exons ATGGACCGTGGAAATTACCGACGTGGTGGCGGTGGAGGTAACCGTGGTCGTGGTAGCTCCGAACAGGAGCAAGGCCGAGGAGGCGGAAGGGGTGGGCCCCAGATGAGTTCATACAATCAGCAGCCACCATTTCAGCCTCCACAGCAATGGGGTAACCAGCCAAGGGCATCTGCTCCGGGTCAATATCAGGGTCGTGGGGATCCTTATAATCAGCAGGGTACGGGTCAGCTCCATACAGCTGGTCAGAATCCGGGTCGTGGTGGTACTGCTTGGGTCAGCCGTGGTGGCGGTGGTACTGCTTGGGCGCGACCACCACCGAAGCAGCGACAACAAGATGTTAGTAGCGGCAGTGGTACTGCTTGGATACGGGCACCGCCACAGCAGCCTCAGCAACATGGTGGTGGCGGCGGCTGTGGAAACCAGCTGCAACGGGATGTGGAACCGAGTAGATCAGGAGCCTCAAATGTTCGTTCTAGGGGTGCACCTTCAGGCTCTAGTCCTTCTCAGTCTTCTG GTCCAATCCATCAAATGGATCGACAGCCTGTGAAAAAAATG GCAGTTGAAAGCCAAAATCCGGACTACTCTCACTTTGTATCGCTTCCATTAGCCATATATCCTGAACTGGTAAACAAACTCATCAACTTTCAGAACTCAGTTCTTGGAATTACTGAAGTGTCTAAGTCCCCTACCTCAGAATCAAAGGCTTCAGAACTATTAG AGTTGGGAATTGAGAAGTCCATCTTTATTAATCCAAAAACATTCCACTTGACTGTGCTCATGCTGAAGCTTTGGAATAAGGACCGTTTTGAAGCAGCTGCTCAGGTTTTGCGG AGtgtctcaccaaaagtacttgaTGCTTTGGAGAGCCGACCTGTGTCTATAAGACTGAAGGGTTTG GAGTGCATGAGAGGGTCTCCGGCAAAAGCTTATGTTGTATATGCTCCTGTGGAAGTAATTGGTGGTGAAGCCCGACTTTTACGTGCTTGTC AGGTCATGATTGATGCATTCACTGAAGCTGGTCTTGTTCTTGAAAAAGATGCAAACCGGAAGTTAAAG TTACATGCCACTATAATGAATGCGCGACACAGCAGAAG CAAAAATAGATCAGGAAATGCTGATTCCTTTGATGCACGAGCAATTTTTGGTCAGTATGGCTCGGAAGAATGGGGAGAGTGTCTTTTACGTGAAGCTCATCTTTCACAAAGGTTTGTGTATGGTGACAATGGCTATTACCATTGCTGTGAATCCATCCCATTTCCTGAAGGGATGTAG
- the LOC104120493 gene encoding uncharacterized protein isoform X3 produces MDRGNYRRGGGGGNRGRGSSEQEQGRGGGRGGPQMSSYNQQPPFQPPQQWGNQPRASAPGQYQGRGDPYNQQGTGQLHTAGQNPGRGGTAWVSRGGGGTAWARPPPKQRQQDVSSGSGTAWIRAPPQQPQQHGGGGGCGNQLQRDVEPSRSGASNVRSRGAPSGSSPSQSSGPIHQMDRQPVKKMAVESQNPDYSHFVSLPLAIYPELVNKLINFQNSVLGITEVSKSPTSESKASELLELGIEKSIFINPKTFHLTVLMLKLWNKDRFEAAAQVLRECMRGSPAKAYVVYAPVEVIGGEARLLRACQVMIDAFTEAGLVLEKDANRKLKLHATIMNARHSRSKNRSGNADSFDARAIFGQYGSEEWGECLLREAHLSQRFVYGDNGYYHCCESIPFPEGM; encoded by the exons ATGGACCGTGGAAATTACCGACGTGGTGGCGGTGGAGGTAACCGTGGTCGTGGTAGCTCCGAACAGGAGCAAGGCCGAGGAGGCGGAAGGGGTGGGCCCCAGATGAGTTCATACAATCAGCAGCCACCATTTCAGCCTCCACAGCAATGGGGTAACCAGCCAAGGGCATCTGCTCCGGGTCAATATCAGGGTCGTGGGGATCCTTATAATCAGCAGGGTACGGGTCAGCTCCATACAGCTGGTCAGAATCCGGGTCGTGGTGGTACTGCTTGGGTCAGCCGTGGTGGCGGTGGTACTGCTTGGGCGCGACCACCACCGAAGCAGCGACAACAAGATGTTAGTAGCGGCAGTGGTACTGCTTGGATACGGGCACCGCCACAGCAGCCTCAGCAACATGGTGGTGGCGGCGGCTGTGGAAACCAGCTGCAACGGGATGTGGAACCGAGTAGATCAGGAGCCTCAAATGTTCGTTCTAGGGGTGCACCTTCAGGCTCTAGTCCTTCTCAGTCTTCTG GTCCAATCCATCAAATGGATCGACAGCCTGTGAAAAAAATG GCAGTTGAAAGCCAAAATCCGGACTACTCTCACTTTGTATCGCTTCCATTAGCCATATATCCTGAACTGGTAAACAAACTCATCAACTTTCAGAACTCAGTTCTTGGAATTACTGAAGTGTCTAAGTCCCCTACCTCAGAATCAAAGGCTTCAGAACTATTAG AGTTGGGAATTGAGAAGTCCATCTTTATTAATCCAAAAACATTCCACTTGACTGTGCTCATGCTGAAGCTTTGGAATAAGGACCGTTTTGAAGCAGCTGCTCAGGTTTTGCGG GAGTGCATGAGAGGGTCTCCGGCAAAAGCTTATGTTGTATATGCTCCTGTGGAAGTAATTGGTGGTGAAGCCCGACTTTTACGTGCTTGTC AGGTCATGATTGATGCATTCACTGAAGCTGGTCTTGTTCTTGAAAAAGATGCAAACCGGAAGTTAAAG TTACATGCCACTATAATGAATGCGCGACACAGCAGAAG CAAAAATAGATCAGGAAATGCTGATTCCTTTGATGCACGAGCAATTTTTGGTCAGTATGGCTCGGAAGAATGGGGAGAGTGTCTTTTACGTGAAGCTCATCTTTCACAAAGGTTTGTGTATGGTGACAATGGCTATTACCATTGCTGTGAATCCATCCCATTTCCTGAAGGGATGTAG
- the LOC104120493 gene encoding uncharacterized protein isoform X5 yields MDRGNYRRGGGGGNRGRGSSEQEQGRGGGRGGPQMSSYNQQPPFQPPQQWGNQPRASAPGQYQGRGDPYNQQGTGQLHTAGQNPGRGGTAWVSRGGGGTAWARPPPKQRQQDVSSGSGTAWIRAPPQQPQQHGGGGGCGNQLQRDVEPSRSGASNVRSRGAPSGSSPSQSSGPIHQMDRQPVKKMAVESQNPDYSHFVSLPLAIYPELVNKLINFQNSVLGITEVSKSPTSESKASELLELGIEKSIFINPKTFHLTVLMLKLWNKDRFEAAAQVLRSVSPKVLDALESRPVSIRLKGLECMRGSPAKAYVVYAPVEVIGGEARLLRACQVMIDAFTEAGLVLEKDANRKLKQK; encoded by the exons ATGGACCGTGGAAATTACCGACGTGGTGGCGGTGGAGGTAACCGTGGTCGTGGTAGCTCCGAACAGGAGCAAGGCCGAGGAGGCGGAAGGGGTGGGCCCCAGATGAGTTCATACAATCAGCAGCCACCATTTCAGCCTCCACAGCAATGGGGTAACCAGCCAAGGGCATCTGCTCCGGGTCAATATCAGGGTCGTGGGGATCCTTATAATCAGCAGGGTACGGGTCAGCTCCATACAGCTGGTCAGAATCCGGGTCGTGGTGGTACTGCTTGGGTCAGCCGTGGTGGCGGTGGTACTGCTTGGGCGCGACCACCACCGAAGCAGCGACAACAAGATGTTAGTAGCGGCAGTGGTACTGCTTGGATACGGGCACCGCCACAGCAGCCTCAGCAACATGGTGGTGGCGGCGGCTGTGGAAACCAGCTGCAACGGGATGTGGAACCGAGTAGATCAGGAGCCTCAAATGTTCGTTCTAGGGGTGCACCTTCAGGCTCTAGTCCTTCTCAGTCTTCTG GTCCAATCCATCAAATGGATCGACAGCCTGTGAAAAAAATG GCAGTTGAAAGCCAAAATCCGGACTACTCTCACTTTGTATCGCTTCCATTAGCCATATATCCTGAACTGGTAAACAAACTCATCAACTTTCAGAACTCAGTTCTTGGAATTACTGAAGTGTCTAAGTCCCCTACCTCAGAATCAAAGGCTTCAGAACTATTAG AGTTGGGAATTGAGAAGTCCATCTTTATTAATCCAAAAACATTCCACTTGACTGTGCTCATGCTGAAGCTTTGGAATAAGGACCGTTTTGAAGCAGCTGCTCAGGTTTTGCGG AGtgtctcaccaaaagtacttgaTGCTTTGGAGAGCCGACCTGTGTCTATAAGACTGAAGGGTTTG GAGTGCATGAGAGGGTCTCCGGCAAAAGCTTATGTTGTATATGCTCCTGTGGAAGTAATTGGTGGTGAAGCCCGACTTTTACGTGCTTGTC AGGTCATGATTGATGCATTCACTGAAGCTGGTCTTGTTCTTGAAAAAGATGCAAACCGGAAGTTAAAG CAAAAATAG
- the LOC104120493 gene encoding uncharacterized protein isoform X2 → MDRGNYRRGGGGGNRGRGSSEQEQGRGGGRGGPQMSSYNQQPPFQPPQQWGNQPRASAPGQYQGRGDPYNQQGTGQLHTAGQNPGRGGTAWVSRGGGGTAWARPPPKQRQQDVSSGSGTAWIRAPPQQPQQHGGGGGCGNQLQRDVEPSRSGASNVRSRGAPSGSSPSQSSGPIHQMDRQPVKKMAVESQNPDYSHFVSLPLAIYPELVNKLINFQNSVLGITEVSKSPTSESKASELLELGIEKSIFINPKTFHLTVLMLKLWNKDRFEAAAQVLRSVSPKVLDALESRPVSIRLKGLECMRGSPAKAYVVYAPVEVIGGEARLLRACQVMIDAFTEAGLVLEKDANRKLKLHATIMNARHSRRSGNADSFDARAIFGQYGSEEWGECLLREAHLSQRFVYGDNGYYHCCESIPFPEGM, encoded by the exons ATGGACCGTGGAAATTACCGACGTGGTGGCGGTGGAGGTAACCGTGGTCGTGGTAGCTCCGAACAGGAGCAAGGCCGAGGAGGCGGAAGGGGTGGGCCCCAGATGAGTTCATACAATCAGCAGCCACCATTTCAGCCTCCACAGCAATGGGGTAACCAGCCAAGGGCATCTGCTCCGGGTCAATATCAGGGTCGTGGGGATCCTTATAATCAGCAGGGTACGGGTCAGCTCCATACAGCTGGTCAGAATCCGGGTCGTGGTGGTACTGCTTGGGTCAGCCGTGGTGGCGGTGGTACTGCTTGGGCGCGACCACCACCGAAGCAGCGACAACAAGATGTTAGTAGCGGCAGTGGTACTGCTTGGATACGGGCACCGCCACAGCAGCCTCAGCAACATGGTGGTGGCGGCGGCTGTGGAAACCAGCTGCAACGGGATGTGGAACCGAGTAGATCAGGAGCCTCAAATGTTCGTTCTAGGGGTGCACCTTCAGGCTCTAGTCCTTCTCAGTCTTCTG GTCCAATCCATCAAATGGATCGACAGCCTGTGAAAAAAATG GCAGTTGAAAGCCAAAATCCGGACTACTCTCACTTTGTATCGCTTCCATTAGCCATATATCCTGAACTGGTAAACAAACTCATCAACTTTCAGAACTCAGTTCTTGGAATTACTGAAGTGTCTAAGTCCCCTACCTCAGAATCAAAGGCTTCAGAACTATTAG AGTTGGGAATTGAGAAGTCCATCTTTATTAATCCAAAAACATTCCACTTGACTGTGCTCATGCTGAAGCTTTGGAATAAGGACCGTTTTGAAGCAGCTGCTCAGGTTTTGCGG AGtgtctcaccaaaagtacttgaTGCTTTGGAGAGCCGACCTGTGTCTATAAGACTGAAGGGTTTG GAGTGCATGAGAGGGTCTCCGGCAAAAGCTTATGTTGTATATGCTCCTGTGGAAGTAATTGGTGGTGAAGCCCGACTTTTACGTGCTTGTC AGGTCATGATTGATGCATTCACTGAAGCTGGTCTTGTTCTTGAAAAAGATGCAAACCGGAAGTTAAAG TTACATGCCACTATAATGAATGCGCGACACAGCAGAAG ATCAGGAAATGCTGATTCCTTTGATGCACGAGCAATTTTTGGTCAGTATGGCTCGGAAGAATGGGGAGAGTGTCTTTTACGTGAAGCTCATCTTTCACAAAGGTTTGTGTATGGTGACAATGGCTATTACCATTGCTGTGAATCCATCCCATTTCCTGAAGGGATGTAG
- the LOC104120493 gene encoding uncharacterized protein isoform X4 — protein MDRGNYRRGGGGGNRGRGSSEQEQGRGGGRGGPQMSSYNQQPPFQPPQQWGNQPRASAPGQYQGRGDPYNQQGTGQLHTAGQNPGRGGTAWVSRGGGGTAWARPPPKQRQQDVSSGSGTAWIRAPPQQPQQHGGGGGCGNQLQRDVEPSRSGASNVRSRGAPSGSSPSQSSELGIEKSIFINPKTFHLTVLMLKLWNKDRFEAAAQVLRSVSPKVLDALESRPVSIRLKGLECMRGSPAKAYVVYAPVEVIGGEARLLRACQVMIDAFTEAGLVLEKDANRKLKLHATIMNARHSRSKNRSGNADSFDARAIFGQYGSEEWGECLLREAHLSQRFVYGDNGYYHCCESIPFPEGM, from the exons ATGGACCGTGGAAATTACCGACGTGGTGGCGGTGGAGGTAACCGTGGTCGTGGTAGCTCCGAACAGGAGCAAGGCCGAGGAGGCGGAAGGGGTGGGCCCCAGATGAGTTCATACAATCAGCAGCCACCATTTCAGCCTCCACAGCAATGGGGTAACCAGCCAAGGGCATCTGCTCCGGGTCAATATCAGGGTCGTGGGGATCCTTATAATCAGCAGGGTACGGGTCAGCTCCATACAGCTGGTCAGAATCCGGGTCGTGGTGGTACTGCTTGGGTCAGCCGTGGTGGCGGTGGTACTGCTTGGGCGCGACCACCACCGAAGCAGCGACAACAAGATGTTAGTAGCGGCAGTGGTACTGCTTGGATACGGGCACCGCCACAGCAGCCTCAGCAACATGGTGGTGGCGGCGGCTGTGGAAACCAGCTGCAACGGGATGTGGAACCGAGTAGATCAGGAGCCTCAAATGTTCGTTCTAGGGGTGCACCTTCAGGCTCTAGTCCTTCTCAGTCTTCTG AGTTGGGAATTGAGAAGTCCATCTTTATTAATCCAAAAACATTCCACTTGACTGTGCTCATGCTGAAGCTTTGGAATAAGGACCGTTTTGAAGCAGCTGCTCAGGTTTTGCGG AGtgtctcaccaaaagtacttgaTGCTTTGGAGAGCCGACCTGTGTCTATAAGACTGAAGGGTTTG GAGTGCATGAGAGGGTCTCCGGCAAAAGCTTATGTTGTATATGCTCCTGTGGAAGTAATTGGTGGTGAAGCCCGACTTTTACGTGCTTGTC AGGTCATGATTGATGCATTCACTGAAGCTGGTCTTGTTCTTGAAAAAGATGCAAACCGGAAGTTAAAG TTACATGCCACTATAATGAATGCGCGACACAGCAGAAG CAAAAATAGATCAGGAAATGCTGATTCCTTTGATGCACGAGCAATTTTTGGTCAGTATGGCTCGGAAGAATGGGGAGAGTGTCTTTTACGTGAAGCTCATCTTTCACAAAGGTTTGTGTATGGTGACAATGGCTATTACCATTGCTGTGAATCCATCCCATTTCCTGAAGGGATGTAG